Proteins encoded by one window of Lathyrus oleraceus cultivar Zhongwan6 chromosome 1, CAAS_Psat_ZW6_1.0, whole genome shotgun sequence:
- the LOC127121994 gene encoding RNA-binding KH domain-containing protein RCF3 has product MGGQRERSSYGKRPRSQSDYDGGVNKRRNGGDDRDQFVIDKEDTVFRYLCIARKIGSIIGRGGEIVKQLRVETKAKIRIGETVPGCDERVVTVYSSSGETNALDDGGKNVSPAEDALFKIHDRVVAEDLHSDQEEEGGPQVTARLLVPADQIGCVLGKGGQIVQTIRSETGAQIRILKDEHMPLCALRSDELVQISGNAAVVKKALHQIAYRLHLNPSRTQHLLASSVPGAYQSGGSLLGPTAGPPIVGIAPLAGSYGGYKGDTGDWPRSMYSAPRDEMSPMEFSIRLVCPTGNLGGVIGKGGGIINQIRQESGATIKVDSSAKGDECLITIATKEFFEENFSPTIEAAVRLQPRCSEKNERDSGIISFTTRLLVSSSRIGCLIGKGGSIITEMRRLTKSNIRILSKENLPRIASEDDEMVQISGDLDVAKDALVHVLTRLRANLFDREGAVSGFLPVLPYIPAPADASDGFGYDSRDGRRHGRGHSYSSGYGGSSDLGAGDTYGSYGGSQLAGSSAYGDYESYSLGRDSTVWLPSQNNVSRRRNHAY; this is encoded by the exons ATGGGTGGTCAAAGAGAAAGAAGTAGTTATGGTAAGCGTCCTCGATCTCAGTCTGATTATGATGGCGGAGTAAATAAAAGGAGGAATGGAGGTGATGATAGGGATCAGTTTGTGATTGACAAGGAAGATACTGTTTTTCGTTATTTGTGCATTGCGAGAAAGATTGGTAGTATAATTGGTAGGGGAGGTGAGATTGTTAAGCAATTGAGGGTAGAAACTAAGGCTAAGATTAGGATTGGCGAGACTGTGCCGGGGTGTGATGAGCGTGTTGTTACTGTGTATAGTTCGAGTGGCGAGACTAATGCTCTTGATGATGGTGGTAAGAATGTGTCACCGGCTGAAGATGCTTTGTTTAAGATTCATGATAGAGTGGTTGCTGAGGATTTACACAGTGATCAGGAGGAAGAGGGCGGTCCTCAAGTGACTGCTAGGCTGTTAGTGCCGGCTGATCAGATAGGCTGTGTTCTTGGAAAAGGCGGGCAGATAGTTCAGACCATACGCAGTGAAACTGGGGCTCAGATTCGTATACTTAAAGATGAACATATGCCTCTATGTGCCTTGCGCTCGGATGAGCTTGTGCAG ATTTCTGGGAATGCCGCAGTTGTAAAAAAGGCCTTGCATCAAATTGCATATCGACTTCACCTTAATCCTTCTCGAACTCAGCATTTGCTTGCTTCTTCTGTTCCTGGCGCATATCAAAGTGGTGGTTCACTCTTGGGTCCAACTGCAGGACCTCCGATTGTGGGGATCGCTCCTCTTGCTGGTTCCTATGGGGGATATAAAGGTGACACTGGTGACTGGCCACGGTCTATGTACTCGGCTCCTAGGGATGAAATGTCACCGATGGAATTTTCAATTCGGTTGGTTTGTCCAACTGGAAACCTTGGGGGCGTAATAGGGAAAGGTGGTGGCATAATAAATCAAATTAGGCAGGAATCTGGGGCAACAATCAAAGTTGATAGTTCTGCCAAAGGAGATGAATGCTTAATAACCATTGCAACAAAAGAG TTCTTTGAAGAAAATTTCTCTCCAACAATAGAAGCAGCTGTGCGTTTGCAACCTCGATGCAGTGaaaaaaatgaaagagattctGGAATTATCTCTTTCACTACCCGTCTGCTGGTGTCATCATCAAGAATTGGCTGTCTTATTGGTAAAGGAGGATCTATTATAACTGAGATGAGGAGGCTTACAAAATCCAACATTCGCATACTGTCAAAGGAAAATCTTCCTAGAATTGCTTCTGAAGACGACGAAATGGTGCAG ATTTCAGGAGACCTTGATGTTGCCAAAGATGCTCTTGTGCATGTTCTTACACGATTGAGAGCAAACCTTTTTGATAGAGAGGGTGCTGTCTCTGGATTCCTTCCAGTTCTACCATATATTCCTGCTCCAGCAGATGCCTCAGACGGTTTTGGCTATGACAGTAGGGATGGCAGAAGACATGGACGCGGGCATTCATATTCAAGTGGCTATGGAGGATCAAGTGATTTAGGAGCTGGCGACACTTATGGAAGCTATGGTGGTTCACAG CTTGCTGGAAGCAGTGCTTATGGGGACTATGAAAGTTATTCTTTGGGACGGGATAGTACTGTTTG GTTGCCCAGTCAGAACAATGTTTCTAGGAGGAGAAACCATGCTTACTAG